From a single Papilio machaon chromosome 19, ilPapMach1.1, whole genome shotgun sequence genomic region:
- the LOC106709519 gene encoding cyclin-dependent kinase 4 codes for MSGASTSTTAQSPPAIASINDVSALFQTAKKYEELNVIGTGAYGTVYKARDLHNGGQIVAMKKVKVALTEDGIPLSTLREIALLRQLEAYRHPNIVRLLDVCHGGQSVDRDHQLVLFLVFEHVEQDLELYLKKAPGPLSENRIRSMSYDILCGVDFLHSHRIVHRDLKPHNLLVTAAGRVKLADFGLAKTYDTEMKLTSVVVTLWYRPPEVLLGVSYNTAVDVWSCGCVLAQLHTRSPLLPGSSDSDQLHCIFRLIGRPPRQEWPDNVSVVADSFPPYPARDLADILPRAHPNAVNMIKGMLVFDPAKRLTALDCLEHPYFTEEPLT; via the exons ATGTCGGGTGCAAGTACAAGCACAACCGCCCAAAGTCCTCCGGCTATTGCCTCAATAAACGATGTCAGTGCTTTATTTCAAACAGCAAAGAAGTATGAAGAACTGAACGTTATAGGAAcag gTGCCTATGGTACAGTGTATAAAGCCAGAGATCTGCACAATGGAGGTCAGATTGTGGCCATGAAAAAGGTTAAAGTAGCGCTAACAGAAGATGGCATACCTCTTTCTACATTAAGAGAAATTGCGCTATTGAGACAGCTAGAAGCATATAGACATCCAAACATAGTTCG tttGCTAGATGTATGTCATGGTGGTCAGTCAGTAGACCGTGATCATCAATTGGTGCTGTTCCTTGTCTTCGAACATGTAGAACAGGATCTGGAGTTGTACTTAAAGAAAGCACCGGGACCACTCTCCGAGAACAGAATAAGg aGTATGTCCTACGACATTCTATGCGGTGTTGATTTCCTCCATTCGCACCGCATCGTGCACCGCGACTTGAAGCCACACAACTTGCTGGTGACGGCCGCAGGTCGAGTCAAACTGGCTGACTTTGGCCTCGCCAAGACCTATGATACTGAAATGAAGCTCACCAGTGTA GTGGTGACACTCTGGTACCGTCCACCAGAGGTGCTACTTGGCGTATCGTATAACACTGCGGTAGATGTGTGGTCATGCGGCTGCGTGCTGGCTCAGCTCCACACCAGGTCGCCCCTCCTGCCAGGCTCCTCCGACTCCGACCAGCTGCATTGTATATTCAG ACTGATAGGCAGGCCGCCGCGTCAGGAGTGGCCTGACAATGTGTCAGTAGTTGCTGACAGTTTCCCCCCCTACCCTGCCCGTGACCTGGCTGACATACTGCCCCGGGCACATCCCAACGCTGTTAACATGATTAAG gGTATGCTTGTATTCGATCCTGCGAAACGTCTGACAGCACTGGACTGTCTGGAACATCCATACTTCACAGAGGAACCACTCACGTAG